The Nitrosopumilus cobalaminigenes genome contains a region encoding:
- a CDS encoding peptidase has product MLLFTTVDVEASSNDNLFVSAENSRFDNNFAGSMIIEVVVNDPNLKDTGEGKGEPDVTINGKSLRMVQATDGNWYAYFANVQKAKEADSTVGLAGEGLDFGVFCSRNTASSIIGISLSDTDGFAIPRSAVGSTNGNTSFSECTGSPSGTNVNNVVRNAKAINTNSNIPSGQIGLDPDAWPLIQLYSFDNINIQYNPGGQSQQVSLEYDEIQNISLNVDRDLFPNNAEVFLTVNDFQLNQDPTDEDSWTFDIGSTPSIFYQAYDDAGTSSANGGIGLVDLVPHLDNIGFEDNGQLSINLGSVLELQSNDEQPSTSVSDGTMTYSEILTLVEVGPNSGIFDNGDDNDQSTLGILDDAPRGQAGSISYNDKSISIVTGSSSASVALVNPTLTLGDGLQSLKPGTEFPLVLVDPDQNINSGVRDNLDVFRDSSIIPTLRIGSPITLEDAFDVDFFPLSTASLTLGDSANSDVPDSNSARLNIDTSTVSNGAFEKISLNMGLTASDLDSFFIDSSVSNSDGTNWLNYDFRSFTNDFGISDFSDTTIELSFGTLGSSSITIVDSGDLTSSHGLIQIDDTDVQAISTKSGTVYVVINFDSSNDSTGIATVSSETNDQPIVLDFFSFGIVNANDVNHSIYRFELEETSDNSSTFDGTLEYSVANELNILDSDFIQTIRTIDDHIKFIITDRLVDDEGISISYSDLDVSGVFTTTSTKSDINTSSGVLSSNSQTYRFGQPVTIIVNDPDLNLKNDLVDIYFTVNDPNSVNVDTVGKDGIILLEVLIKDIRYKRCTVDGVEYGGLGASGFSLVETGPSTGIFEGVFKMPSKICNKSGTALISSAGGSLDAKYYDSRDNLGNPNTFSLLRSSTSSFYSVPQLSSYEIIKPVSNISEDIILSGSLDNHRRGIPLDVLITTPDGKTQNFAATISSSGNYRSIISITDKSLTGIYQIELSHNDEFVKTLSFVVMNTSIPEWIKNNAKWWSSNSVTDSEFIDGIEYLIEEGLITILPGTPITISEQEIPEWIKNNAKWWANDQISDEDFVKSIQYLVKKGIIRI; this is encoded by the coding sequence ATGTTACTTTTCACTACTGTTGATGTTGAAGCATCAAGTAATGATAATCTATTCGTCTCAGCTGAAAATTCTAGATTTGACAATAATTTTGCTGGTTCTATGATAATTGAAGTAGTGGTAAATGACCCAAATCTAAAAGACACTGGTGAAGGAAAGGGAGAACCTGATGTGACAATTAATGGAAAATCATTAAGAATGGTTCAGGCAACAGATGGCAATTGGTATGCATATTTTGCAAATGTACAGAAAGCCAAAGAAGCAGATTCTACAGTTGGTTTAGCAGGTGAAGGGTTGGATTTTGGTGTTTTTTGTAGTCGCAATACTGCTTCCTCTATAATTGGAATATCTCTTTCAGACACTGATGGATTTGCAATTCCACGTTCTGCTGTTGGTTCAACTAATGGAAACACATCCTTCTCTGAATGTACTGGATCTCCATCTGGAACAAATGTAAATAATGTTGTTAGAAATGCAAAAGCCATCAACACCAACTCCAATATTCCCTCTGGACAAATTGGATTGGATCCTGATGCTTGGCCATTAATACAACTTTATTCATTTGATAACATTAACATCCAATACAACCCTGGTGGTCAATCACAACAGGTTTCATTAGAATATGATGAAATCCAAAACATATCTTTGAATGTTGACAGAGATCTTTTTCCAAATAATGCAGAAGTTTTCTTGACTGTAAATGATTTTCAATTAAATCAAGACCCAACTGATGAAGATTCTTGGACATTTGATATAGGTTCTACTCCCTCAATATTTTATCAAGCATATGATGATGCAGGAACTAGTTCTGCAAATGGAGGAATTGGTTTAGTTGATTTAGTGCCACATTTAGATAATATTGGTTTTGAAGACAATGGCCAACTTTCAATAAATTTAGGTTCTGTTCTTGAACTTCAATCAAATGATGAGCAACCCAGTACTAGTGTTTCAGATGGCACTATGACATATTCAGAGATTTTAACATTAGTTGAAGTTGGTCCAAATTCTGGAATATTTGATAATGGGGATGATAATGATCAATCTACTTTAGGAATTTTAGATGATGCTCCACGAGGTCAAGCAGGTTCAATTTCTTATAATGATAAATCTATTTCAATTGTAACAGGATCATCATCTGCTTCAGTTGCTTTGGTAAATCCGACATTAACTTTAGGTGATGGATTACAATCTTTGAAACCTGGCACAGAATTTCCACTTGTTCTAGTTGACCCTGATCAAAATATCAATTCAGGTGTACGTGATAACTTGGATGTATTTCGAGATTCTTCAATTATTCCAACTTTGAGAATTGGTTCTCCGATAACTCTTGAAGATGCTTTTGATGTTGATTTCTTCCCTCTCTCTACTGCTTCTCTGACTTTAGGTGATTCAGCAAATTCTGATGTACCTGACTCAAATTCTGCACGCCTGAATATTGACACATCCACCGTCTCAAATGGTGCATTTGAAAAAATCTCGTTAAATATGGGGTTAACAGCATCTGATTTAGATTCCTTCTTTATTGATTCCTCAGTCTCGAATTCTGATGGTACGAACTGGTTAAATTATGATTTCAGATCATTTACTAATGATTTTGGAATTTCAGATTTTTCTGATACAACAATTGAATTATCCTTTGGAACTTTGGGTTCATCATCTATAACAATTGTAGATTCTGGAGATTTAACTTCCTCGCATGGACTAATTCAAATTGACGATACTGATGTACAAGCAATTTCTACAAAAAGCGGAACAGTTTATGTTGTAATCAATTTTGATTCATCAAATGATAGTACTGGAATTGCCACTGTATCAAGTGAAACTAATGATCAACCCATAGTTTTAGATTTCTTTTCATTTGGAATTGTAAATGCTAATGATGTAAATCATTCCATTTACCGTTTTGAACTAGAAGAGACATCTGATAATTCATCTACTTTTGATGGAACTCTGGAATATTCTGTTGCAAATGAATTAAATATTTTAGATTCAGATTTCATTCAAACCATTCGAACAATTGATGATCATATCAAATTCATTATCACTGATAGATTGGTTGATGATGAAGGCATATCAATTTCCTATTCAGATCTTGATGTGTCAGGTGTTTTTACTACAACTTCTACAAAATCTGACATCAATACAAGTTCTGGTGTTTTATCTTCAAATTCACAAACATATCGTTTTGGACAACCTGTAACCATAATTGTAAATGATCCTGATCTAAATTTGAAAAATGATTTAGTTGATATCTATTTCACAGTTAATGATCCTAATTCAGTTAATGTTGATACCGTAGGAAAAGATGGGATTATTTTACTTGAAGTTTTGATTAAAGATATTCGTTACAAACGTTGTACTGTTGATGGAGTCGAGTATGGTGGTTTGGGTGCTAGTGGTTTTTCTCTTGTAGAAACTGGTCCTAGTACAGGCATTTTTGAAGGTGTATTCAAAATGCCCTCTAAAATATGTAACAAATCTGGAACAGCATTGATTTCTTCAGCAGGAGGTAGTCTTGATGCAAAGTACTATGATTCTAGAGATAATTTAGGAAATCCTAATACCTTTAGTTTGTTGAGAAGTTCTACTTCTTCATTTTACAGTGTTCCACAATTAAGTTCCTATGAAATTATAAAACCTGTTTCAAATATTTCTGAAGATATCATTCTATCTGGAAGTCTTGATAACCATAGACGAGGAATTCCTTTGGATGTATTAATTACAACTCCTGATGGTAAGACTCAAAATTTTGCAGCAACAATTTCTAGCAGTGGAAATTATCGTTCAATAATTTCAATAACTGATAAATCTCTAACAGGAATTTATCAAATAGAATTATCTCACAATGATGAATTTGTTAAAACTCTATCATTTGTTGTTATGAATACTTCAATTCCTGAATGGATCAAAAATAATGCCAAATGGTGGTCTTCAAATTCTGTAACTGATTCTGAATTTATTGATGGAATTGAGTATTTGATTGAGGAGGGATTAATTACAATTTTACCTGGAACTCCTATCACAATTTCTGAACAAGAGATTCCTGAATGGATCAAAAATAATGCCAAATGGTGGGCAAATGATCAAATATCTGATGAGGACTTTGTAAAATCAATTCAATACTTGGTCAAAAAAGGTATCATAAGAATATAA
- a CDS encoding CFI-box-CTERM domain-containing protein — translation MKMRLTGFLAFALLSISILSYGISGAAFATSDPNPALPVSTDLDIVSNGASVVISGTLPDYDSSSGKGLTFLIVSPDNAIVQIGQLTPSSDGSFSKTIVAGGPLWKLSGDYTVKLQYGADKSEVMVNYVGGEQVISGQPEPTPEPEPEPTPEPEPEPEPTPEPEPEPTPEPEPEPTCGAGTELVNGMCQVIKSEPEPDSGCLIATAAYGTELAPQVQLLREIRDNTLFSTTSGTSFMLGFNTIYYSFAPTVADWERESPMFKETVKTLITPMLSTLSIMSLADEGSEVEVLGLGISVIALNLGMYIAAPALIGFKVHQHIKTRK, via the coding sequence ATGAAAATGAGGCTAACTGGATTCTTAGCATTTGCATTATTATCAATTTCAATTCTATCATATGGCATTAGTGGTGCTGCTTTTGCAACTAGTGATCCCAATCCTGCATTACCTGTATCCACTGATTTAGATATCGTTTCAAATGGTGCATCAGTTGTAATTTCTGGAACTCTTCCTGATTATGATTCATCATCTGGAAAAGGACTCACTTTTCTAATTGTATCTCCTGACAATGCAATTGTGCAAATAGGACAGTTAACTCCAAGTTCTGATGGATCTTTTTCAAAAACTATTGTTGCTGGTGGTCCTCTATGGAAATTATCTGGTGATTACACTGTCAAATTACAATATGGTGCTGATAAATCTGAAGTTATGGTAAATTATGTTGGTGGAGAACAAGTAATTTCTGGCCAACCAGAACCAACCCCTGAACCAGAACCAGAACCAACCCCTGAACCAGAACCAGAACCAGAACCAACCCCTGAACCAGAACCAGAACCAACCCCTGAACCAGAACCAGAACCAACATGTGGTGCAGGAACTGAATTGGTAAATGGAATGTGTCAAGTAATCAAATCAGAACCAGAACCTGACAGTGGATGTTTAATTGCTACAGCAGCATATGGAACTGAATTAGCACCTCAAGTACAATTACTAAGAGAAATTAGAGATAACACATTATTCAGCACAACATCTGGAACATCCTTTATGTTAGGATTTAACACAATATACTATTCATTTGCACCAACTGTTGCTGATTGGGAAAGAGAAAGCCCAATGTTTAAAGAAACAGTCAAGACACTCATCACTCCAATGTTGTCAACATTATCAATAATGTCGCTCGCTGATGAAGGTTCAGAAGTTGAAGTATTGGGACTTGGTATCTCTGTAATTGCTCTCAACTTGGGTATGTATATTGCAGCACCTGCATTGATTGGATTCAAAGTTCATCAACACATCAAAACTAGAAAATAA
- a CDS encoding B12-binding domain-containing radical SAM protein, protein MAGKRVVLTADRSLMTNYRGNFLYGFIACGPYEVLPEWVFDKVFCPSVETDPITGEVKVAQVGLRRIESSLIQGGYKREDVFMAHPEMLQKSIGPDTKVVGINVMDPLGMAPVTTTMSPEKLSYVAMKFKKMCASIIQLKKKYDFKVVVGGNGAWELAKSDRMKIHGIDTVVVGEADELAVDLFQDLEKNDAPELMHCFVRNLENIPVIEGPTINSLIEAMRGCGRGCDFCDVNKRSKKDLPLERLQQEAKTNLDYGFDSIWLHSDEMLLYGCDNRDFVPNRDAIVDLWQGLKGLGANFVGTTHMTFSAVAADPTLMQQISHINEQDRTGRWLATNLGIETVAPDMVKKHLGVKTKPFAPEEWGSVVREGAKILNENHWFPAATIIIGWPDETPDDIQYTIDMMSDFREMDFRGLVAPLLYQDFSEKNSMHFGNLNEAQFTLFWKCWENNLRVINDIIPIILRNKTYGPPMKVFMYGILKAGTWAIMRYLRGLCKDLFNGRTPDEIIGKYARSRSVTAPKIQTKKL, encoded by the coding sequence TTGGCTGGCAAACGTGTTGTACTTACTGCTGATCGTAGCTTAATGACAAATTATCGAGGGAATTTTCTTTATGGGTTTATCGCATGTGGTCCATATGAGGTTCTACCAGAATGGGTATTTGATAAAGTATTTTGCCCTTCAGTAGAAACGGATCCAATAACAGGAGAAGTTAAAGTTGCCCAAGTTGGATTGAGGAGAATTGAAAGTTCATTGATTCAAGGAGGATACAAAAGAGAGGATGTTTTCATGGCACATCCTGAAATGCTTCAAAAATCAATTGGGCCAGATACCAAAGTTGTAGGAATTAATGTAATGGATCCATTAGGAATGGCTCCAGTTACAACAACAATGTCTCCAGAAAAATTATCGTATGTTGCAATGAAGTTTAAAAAAATGTGTGCAAGTATTATTCAACTCAAAAAGAAATATGATTTCAAAGTAGTAGTTGGAGGAAACGGTGCATGGGAATTAGCCAAATCAGATAGAATGAAAATTCATGGAATTGACACAGTAGTTGTAGGAGAAGCAGATGAGTTAGCTGTGGATTTATTCCAAGATTTGGAAAAAAATGATGCTCCAGAACTAATGCATTGTTTCGTAAGGAATCTTGAAAATATTCCAGTTATTGAAGGACCTACAATTAATTCGCTAATTGAAGCAATGAGAGGTTGTGGAAGAGGTTGTGACTTTTGTGATGTAAACAAAAGATCAAAGAAAGATCTTCCATTAGAAAGATTACAACAAGAAGCAAAAACTAACCTAGATTATGGATTTGATTCCATATGGTTGCATTCTGATGAAATGTTACTTTATGGATGTGATAATAGAGATTTTGTTCCAAATAGAGACGCCATTGTTGATTTATGGCAAGGATTGAAAGGATTAGGGGCAAATTTTGTTGGAACAACACATATGACATTTTCTGCAGTTGCAGCAGATCCTACTTTGATGCAACAAATTTCTCACATTAATGAACAAGATAGAACCGGAAGATGGCTTGCAACTAATTTGGGAATTGAAACAGTGGCACCAGACATGGTAAAGAAACATCTTGGTGTTAAAACAAAACCATTTGCACCTGAAGAATGGGGAAGTGTTGTAAGAGAAGGAGCTAAAATTCTAAATGAAAATCATTGGTTCCCAGCTGCAACCATCATTATTGGATGGCCTGATGAAACCCCAGATGATATTCAATATACAATTGATATGATGAGTGACTTTAGAGAAATGGACTTTAGAGGTTTGGTAGCACCTTTACTTTATCAAGACTTTAGTGAAAAGAACTCAATGCATTTCGGAAATTTGAATGAAGCACAATTTACACTATTTTGGAAATGTTGGGAGAATAATTTACGTGTCATTAATGACATCATTCCAATTATTCTTAGAAACAAGACTTACGGACCTCCAATGAAAGTATTCATGTATGGAATTCTCAAAGCAGGTACTTGGGCAATTATGAGATATTTGCGAGGATTATGTAAAGACCTATTCAATGGAAGAACTCCGGACGAAATTATAGGTAAATATGCAAGAAGCAGATCAGTAACTGCACCAAAAATTCAAACAAAGAAATTATAG
- the larB gene encoding nickel pincer cofactor biosynthesis protein LarB, translated as MEIHEILESVKEGKISTNHAKKLLSLYSIEEVEGFVKIDFNRRKRRGIPEVIFAETKELDEIKKITKRTLEKTNSVIVSRIKKSDYPKILAFAKRLKVKIKTGKNSSSLLLYNKPIKFQGGKVGIMTAGTSDIGVAEEARLMCEAMNCKCITSYDVGVAGIQRVFPILKEMVNEEVDCIIVAAGMEGALATLVSTLVDIPIIGIPTSVGYGYGEKGIAALASMLQSCSLGLSVVNIDNGIAAGGIAANIANRAIKKNNLK; from the coding sequence TTGGAAATTCATGAAATTCTAGAATCAGTTAAGGAAGGAAAAATTTCAACAAATCATGCAAAAAAGTTGCTATCGTTATATTCAATTGAAGAAGTAGAAGGATTTGTAAAAATAGATTTCAACAGAAGAAAACGAAGAGGCATTCCAGAAGTAATTTTTGCTGAAACAAAAGAATTAGATGAAATTAAAAAAATTACAAAAAGAACTCTGGAAAAAACAAATTCAGTAATTGTATCCAGAATTAAGAAAAGCGATTATCCAAAAATATTGGCATTTGCAAAGAGATTAAAAGTCAAAATAAAAACTGGAAAAAATTCATCATCATTATTACTCTATAATAAACCAATTAAATTTCAGGGGGGAAAAGTTGGAATTATGACAGCAGGTACTTCAGACATAGGAGTAGCTGAAGAAGCCAGATTGATGTGTGAGGCAATGAATTGTAAATGCATTACAAGCTACGATGTAGGAGTAGCAGGGATTCAGAGAGTTTTTCCAATTTTAAAAGAAATGGTAAATGAAGAAGTAGATTGCATCATAGTTGCTGCAGGAATGGAAGGCGCATTGGCAACTCTAGTTTCTACATTGGTAGATATTCCAATCATAGGAATTCCTACATCAGTCGGGTATGGGTATGGAGAAAAAGGAATAGCGGCTTTGGCATCAATGCTTCAAAGTTGTTCTTTGGGATTATCTGTAGTAAATATCGATAACGGAATTGCAGCAGGGGGGATTGCAGCAAATATTGCTAATAGGGCAATAAAGAAAAATAATTTAAAATAA
- a CDS encoding malate dehydrogenase, with amino-acid sequence MITIIGSGKVGGDAALFSALKRLDDQILLLDVAEGLPQGEAMDINHMLSEQGIDVEVKGSNDFADMKGSKAVVVVAGSGRKPGMTRMDLLKINASIVKSVVENVKKYADDSMIIPVTNPLDPMAYITYKVSGFDRSRVFGMGGMLDLSRFRQFIHEATGHSRDSIRALVIGEHGENMLPLPRFSSVSGIPLSSFLPKEKLDELVINTKQVAAKVIELKGATVHAPGNAISAILESVVRDRKQVIPVATYLDGEYGHSDVTIGVPAIIGKKGVEKIIELDLNDEEKQVFDKAVESVKSAISGIEI; translated from the coding sequence ATGATTACTATAATTGGTTCAGGTAAAGTAGGCGGAGATGCTGCGTTATTTTCAGCACTAAAACGATTAGATGATCAAATATTATTACTAGATGTTGCCGAAGGACTTCCTCAAGGAGAAGCAATGGATATCAACCATATGCTTTCAGAACAGGGAATAGATGTAGAAGTAAAGGGTTCAAATGATTTTGCAGATATGAAGGGCTCAAAAGCAGTTGTAGTTGTAGCAGGCTCTGGAAGAAAGCCAGGCATGACAAGAATGGATCTTTTGAAAATTAATGCATCGATTGTAAAAAGTGTGGTTGAAAATGTGAAAAAATATGCAGATGACTCTATGATAATTCCGGTGACAAATCCACTTGATCCAATGGCTTACATCACATACAAAGTTTCAGGATTCGATAGAAGCAGAGTGTTTGGAATGGGAGGTATGTTAGATTTATCAAGATTTAGACAATTTATTCACGAGGCAACAGGTCACTCTCGTGATTCCATAAGAGCTCTAGTAATCGGAGAACACGGAGAAAACATGTTACCACTACCAAGATTTTCGTCAGTATCAGGAATTCCATTATCATCTTTTCTTCCAAAAGAGAAACTTGATGAATTAGTAATAAACACAAAACAAGTAGCAGCTAAGGTAATTGAATTAAAAGGTGCCACAGTTCATGCACCAGGAAATGCAATTTCTGCAATTTTAGAATCAGTTGTGAGAGATAGAAAACAAGTCATTCCAGTTGCAACATATCTTGATGGAGAATATGGTCATTCCGATGTTACAATTGGTGTTCCAGCAATTATTGGTAAAAAAGGAGTTGAGAAAATTATAGAGTTGGATCTAAATGATGAAGAAAAACAGGTGTTTGATAAAGCAGTTGAAAGTGTAAAAAGTGCTATTTCAGGTATTGAGATCTAA
- the larC gene encoding nickel pincer cofactor biosynthesis protein LarC has translation MVIVIDPQIAGISGDMLLCSLIDLGSDKNKIIKGIQESEKFLPGSTIKKIDFQKIQKHGVESLQLILELDEDIHERKGSEIKTAILNSVNKLDLSEKAKLFAESCIDTLISSESKIHGIPEESVHFHEASSIDTLVDIVGITLALEDLGLFEEKIVCLPVSVGGGSVSFSHGTMSNPASAILEIFKNSNLIIKGNDANEELTTPTGACVLVNLAHESVRYYPSMKIESIGYGAGQKDFESFSNVLKIVRGSENHFEVDSVKILETNVDDISGEILGNLIEKIMEKGARDVSIYHGITKKGRPTNLVSVICTDDTIDEITDTLVLETGTLGIRVSDSNRFIVPRSNHNVSVTLSGKPFQVNYKKSSFKGKTDFKIEFDDLKTISNAIDKSIKETEIFLRKEIEKLEANNDHS, from the coding sequence ATGGTTATTGTTATTGATCCGCAAATCGCTGGTATATCTGGTGATATGCTTCTTTGCTCCTTAATCGATTTAGGATCTGACAAAAATAAAATTATCAAAGGTATTCAAGAATCTGAAAAATTCCTTCCAGGTTCTACAATAAAGAAAATTGATTTTCAAAAAATTCAAAAACATGGAGTTGAATCCTTACAACTAATTTTAGAACTTGATGAAGATATCCATGAAAGAAAAGGTTCAGAGATCAAAACTGCGATATTGAATTCTGTAAATAAATTAGATCTTTCTGAAAAAGCAAAATTGTTTGCGGAATCTTGTATTGACACATTAATTTCCTCTGAATCCAAAATACATGGAATTCCTGAAGAATCTGTTCATTTTCATGAAGCATCCAGTATTGATACTTTGGTAGATATTGTTGGAATAACATTGGCATTGGAGGATTTGGGGTTATTTGAAGAAAAAATTGTTTGTTTGCCTGTTTCAGTGGGTGGTGGATCTGTATCATTTTCACATGGAACAATGTCAAATCCCGCAAGCGCCATTCTTGAGATTTTCAAAAATTCCAATTTGATAATTAAAGGAAATGATGCAAATGAAGAACTTACAACACCAACTGGAGCCTGTGTTTTAGTAAATTTGGCTCATGAATCAGTAAGATATTACCCTTCAATGAAAATTGAATCTATTGGATATGGTGCTGGACAAAAAGATTTTGAATCTTTTTCCAATGTTTTGAAAATTGTTAGAGGCTCTGAAAACCATTTTGAAGTTGATTCTGTAAAAATACTTGAAACAAATGTAGATGACATTTCAGGAGAAATTTTAGGAAATCTAATTGAGAAAATTATGGAAAAAGGAGCACGAGATGTTTCTATTTACCATGGAATCACAAAGAAAGGAAGACCTACTAATCTTGTATCAGTAATTTGCACTGATGATACTATTGATGAAATAACAGATACGCTGGTTTTGGAAACTGGAACTTTGGGAATTAGAGTTTCTGATTCAAATCGATTTATTGTTCCAAGATCAAATCATAATGTTTCTGTAACTTTAAGCGGTAAACCTTTTCAAGTAAACTACAAAAAATCTTCTTTCAAAGGAAAAACTGATTTTAAAATTGAATTTGATGACTTGA